One Patescibacteria group bacterium DNA segment encodes these proteins:
- a CDS encoding DUF2202 domain-containing protein, with product MKKVFLSLWLLLAIIFLFAGCAGRGTDNQQTERERIIVIDDSGASTIDLELFKKIINQNSAEGLGEKEKTGLVYLAGEEKMLRDFFAKMAEKYREKPFGYLATAESGHVAAVKILLEKYELADQAGMDLPTGEFADKKIKEFFDKQTVAGEASGEAALVAGLEMIEFNIKDIEQFTFSTARPDLRQSYNLLAQVARNHLRELWKSLPEKEGELKYKPKYISEEQFKSIVDSATEDIPSFRLNLD from the coding sequence ATGAAAAAAGTATTTTTATCTTTATGGTTGCTTTTGGCGATTATTTTTTTATTTGCCGGTTGTGCTGGGCGGGGGACGGACAATCAGCAGACAGAAAGGGAGAGAATAATCGTTATTGATGATAGTGGTGCCTCGACTATAGATTTGGAATTGTTTAAAAAAATAATTAATCAAAATTCCGCCGAAGGACTTGGTGAAAAAGAAAAGACGGGACTTGTTTATCTGGCTGGCGAAGAAAAGATGCTGCGGGATTTTTTTGCTAAGATGGCGGAAAAATACCGGGAAAAACCTTTTGGTTATTTGGCAACGGCTGAAAGCGGGCATGTTGCTGCTGTTAAAATTTTATTGGAAAAATACGAACTAGCTGATCAAGCTGGGATGGACCTACCAACCGGTGAGTTTGCTGATAAAAAAATAAAAGAATTTTTTGACAAACAGACAGTAGCCGGAGAAGCTTCTGGCGAAGCGGCTTTAGTTGCTGGTTTAGAAATGATTGAATTTAATATTAAAGATATTGAACAATTTACGTTTTCTACCGCTCGACCGGATTTACGTCAGTCTTATAATTTATTGGCGCAGGTAGCCAGAAATCATCTGCGTGAATTATGGAAATCGTTGCCTGAGAAAGAAGGTGAACTGAAATATAAACCTAAATATATAAGCGAGGAGCAATTCAAGAGTATAGTTGATTCGGCGACTGAAGATATTCCGTCTTTTAGGTTAAATTTGGACTAA
- a CDS encoding T4 RnlA family RNA ligase, which produces MEIRKAVRSLSEFIRKMTADGVHDKESYHQWKKDHLADMEKFFWFNPQKGWPNINNLVNAFFHPTLPLVGLNYSPLAHNTLFAFPDAWTDPLRLCRGIIFDSDGNLVARPFVKFYNYGEHPETTDLPNESFEATTKHDGHLGIIFEYQKQLLLTTRGDFASASSVLGNKMLRQYARKHGWKKIYDGNICLLVEIIHPDTKVFLEYAGAEKFILIGATNRVTLEDYCYPIVTALAKKFHIEMTDLWHGQSIEELKTWIKDPTVKNREGFVVRFKSGLRVKFKFTTYIAMMVADKLDYKYLMLRYMSGNLEKMLGILEEEVYLSAKQMLQEILDITGNGKPQKDRWRALYTLVAPEERTSYFRGICRQFIKFYDKK; this is translated from the coding sequence ATGGAAATTCGGAAAGCAGTGCGGTCTCTAAGCGAATTCATCCGCAAGATGACCGCCGATGGCGTCCACGATAAAGAGTCGTATCACCAGTGGAAAAAAGACCATCTGGCTGATATGGAAAAGTTTTTCTGGTTCAATCCCCAAAAAGGCTGGCCAAATATTAATAATTTAGTCAACGCCTTTTTTCATCCTACCCTGCCACTAGTTGGTCTAAACTACAGCCCCCTGGCGCACAACACCCTATTTGCCTTTCCTGATGCTTGGACCGATCCATTGCGTCTTTGCCGCGGCATCATCTTTGATTCTGACGGCAATCTGGTAGCCCGACCTTTCGTCAAGTTTTACAACTACGGTGAACATCCGGAAACCACCGACTTGCCGAATGAATCATTTGAGGCCACAACCAAGCACGACGGTCATCTGGGAATCATCTTTGAGTATCAAAAGCAGTTGCTCCTGACCACCCGTGGTGATTTTGCCAGCGCTAGCTCGGTGCTTGGTAACAAGATGCTGCGCCAGTACGCCCGCAAACACGGCTGGAAAAAAATCTACGACGGAAACATTTGCTTGCTTGTCGAGATTATCCATCCGGATACCAAGGTATTCCTCGAATACGCTGGAGCCGAAAAGTTCATCCTAATCGGCGCCACCAATCGAGTCACATTGGAAGACTATTGCTATCCCATAGTTACCGCTTTGGCCAAAAAATTCCACATCGAAATGACCGATCTGTGGCATGGTCAGTCGATTGAGGAGCTAAAGACCTGGATAAAAGACCCGACGGTCAAAAACCGTGAGGGTTTCGTCGTCCGGTTTAAAAGCGGTCTGCGGGTCAAGTTTAAGTTTACCACCTACATCGCCATGATGGTAGCTGACAAACTTGACTACAAATATCTGATGCTGCGATATATGTCCGGCAATCTGGAAAAAATGCTTGGCATTCTGGAAGAGGAAGTCTACTTGTCAGCAAAACAAATGCTGCAAGAAATTCTCGATATCACCGGAAACGGCAAACCGCAGAAGGATCGCTGGCGCGCCCTCTATACCCTGGTCGCACCCGAAGAGAGAACCAGCTATTTCCGGGGCATCTGCCGGCAGTTCATCAAGTTCTACGACAAAAAATAA
- a CDS encoding laccase domain-containing protein gives MKQIKGGTVALANSTWATLSPQSGGDFSPFRENRAGLNESIKEYLQSIHYPRYQHLPPLVFMPAHQHTDTIHVAGKSPAPKFFDGVITAGPSVIVSLLADCLGLAFRDEKENVTGLLHISRITIGKGIIESFAKAWPGNAKTTRVAILPGICKRCLSFPVDEFHGKIMPHMPKLTMYFSTVRKNQVYVDLKKLTLHLLWQNGFNQLHTTVSKDCTVCDPNDYYWSHRRHGNPRGAVIIINE, from the coding sequence TTGAAACAGATAAAAGGCGGGACGGTTGCTCTAGCAAATAGTACCTGGGCAACCTTAAGCCCACAATCTGGCGGTGATTTTTCTCCTTTTCGGGAAAATCGAGCCGGGTTAAATGAATCAATCAAGGAATATCTTCAGTCGATTCACTATCCAAGATACCAACACTTGCCACCGCTGGTTTTTATGCCAGCACATCAGCATACTGATACCATTCACGTAGCTGGCAAATCACCTGCTCCGAAATTTTTCGATGGGGTGATAACTGCCGGACCAAGCGTAATAGTTAGCCTGCTTGCTGACTGTCTGGGCCTGGCATTTCGCGACGAAAAAGAAAATGTCACCGGACTACTTCATATCAGCCGGATCACTATCGGCAAAGGAATTATTGAATCTTTTGCCAAAGCCTGGCCGGGTAACGCCAAAACCACGCGCGTTGCTATATTACCAGGAATATGCAAAAGATGCCTTTCCTTTCCCGTCGACGAGTTCCACGGAAAAATCATGCCGCACATGCCGAAATTGACTATGTATTTTTCCACTGTCAGAAAAAACCAAGTGTATGTTGATTTGAAAAAATTAACCTTACACCTTCTATGGCAAAACGGCTTCAACCAGCTTCACACCACAGTCAGTAAAGACTGTACTGTCTGTGACCCAAACGATTACTACTGGTCGCATCGTCGACACGGCAATCCCCGCGGAGCCGTCATCATTATTAACGAATAA
- a CDS encoding magnesium transporter CorA family protein, with protein MAIKKISGKVNSWVFIDQVGEDAGDYLKENFKFHPLDLEDVLSARQRPKIDVYRYYIFLICVFPYYDAQEKNKIRGREVDIFLTKDCLVTVSKKPFPVLREIFDKMDKGDKLKKIWLGKSPSFLLYKILEILLRSSNSSLDYWSQKLAEVEDDVYDHELKSVAHDLANIRRGVLALRRILEPQKMTINTLVGTRKDFIPVEMVDYFDNIDDYVEKMCVTVENFKDSVDGLHLTNESLISQRTNRTIKILTVISVALMPLTLLSGIYGMNLSRLPYAEQPEMVFGFFGIAILFIITLIFVIYKKGRF; from the coding sequence ATGGCTATTAAAAAAATTAGCGGCAAAGTAAATTCATGGGTTTTTATTGACCAGGTCGGGGAAGACGCCGGTGATTATTTGAAAGAAAATTTTAAATTTCATCCGCTTGATCTGGAGGATGTTTTGTCTGCTCGGCAACGTCCCAAGATAGATGTTTACAGATATTATATTTTTTTAATTTGTGTCTTTCCTTATTATGACGCGCAGGAAAAGAACAAAATTAGAGGCAGGGAGGTGGATATATTTTTGACTAAAGATTGTTTAGTCACTGTTTCCAAAAAACCATTCCCTGTTTTACGGGAGATATTCGATAAGATGGATAAAGGCGACAAACTGAAAAAAATATGGCTGGGCAAAAGTCCTAGTTTTCTTTTATATAAAATTTTGGAAATATTGTTGCGCAGCTCTAATTCTTCACTGGATTATTGGTCACAAAAGCTGGCCGAGGTGGAAGACGATGTGTATGATCATGAGTTAAAAAGCGTGGCTCATGATTTAGCTAATATTCGTCGTGGGGTTTTAGCTTTACGTCGCATTCTCGAACCGCAAAAAATGACTATCAACACTTTGGTCGGGACACGCAAAGATTTTATTCCCGTTGAAATGGTAGATTATTTTGATAATATTGACGATTACGTGGAGAAAATGTGCGTGACGGTGGAAAATTTTAAAGACAGTGTCGACGGTTTGCATCTTACTAATGAATCGTTAATCTCCCAGAGAACTAACAGAACGATAAAAATATTGACAGTAATTTCTGTTGCTTTGATGCCATTGACTTTACTTTCCGGTATTTATGGTATGAACTTGTCGCGGCTGCCTTATGCCGAACAACCAGAGATGGTTTTCGGATTTTTTGGCATAGCCATTTTATTTATCATTACTTTAATATTTGTTATTTATAAAAAAGGAAGATTTTAA
- a CDS encoding PfkB family carbohydrate kinase, protein MFLPKYQFVTIGGSTRDFMFYDPQANFIFTPQNLTQPKSLCFEYGSKIEIEKTYFTFGGGAANAAVNFSLQGFKTAVITAVGNDENGLAVLNNFKKSGVDISLMEKHAGKMTGFSFILTAGREKEHVIFLYRGANNDLAADVLRGRIKSKWYYLASLSGKKWLAVIDKIFKQKALVAWNPGEQQLKAGYSRLKKYLEKTEIFAVNKDEAIELVLTAKKYKNAGNRLNDIKFLSKAIKAMGPKIVIVTNGRKGGYVYDGKNFYYQKALSREKDVVDTTGVGDCFNSTFVAGWERFGDIKKALAAAGKNSASLTTQVGAQNGLLRIIK, encoded by the coding sequence ATGTTTTTACCAAAATATCAATTCGTTACCATTGGCGGGTCAACCAGAGATTTTATGTTCTATGATCCACAAGCCAATTTTATTTTTACTCCGCAAAATTTGACTCAGCCAAAAAGTTTGTGTTTCGAATATGGTTCCAAGATAGAAATTGAAAAAACCTATTTTACTTTCGGCGGCGGCGCGGCAAACGCGGCAGTCAATTTTTCTTTGCAGGGTTTTAAAACGGCGGTAATAACCGCTGTCGGTAATGATGAAAATGGTTTAGCGGTGTTGAATAATTTTAAAAAATCAGGAGTCGATATATCTTTGATGGAAAAGCATGCTGGTAAAATGACCGGCTTTTCTTTTATTTTAACAGCGGGAAGGGAAAAGGAGCACGTGATTTTTCTTTATCGCGGTGCCAATAATGATTTGGCGGCTGACGTTTTACGGGGAAGGATTAAGAGTAAATGGTATTATCTTGCTTCTTTGTCAGGAAAAAAATGGCTGGCAGTTATTGATAAGATTTTCAAACAAAAAGCGTTAGTTGCCTGGAATCCCGGAGAGCAGCAATTAAAAGCGGGGTATTCTCGGTTAAAAAAATATTTAGAGAAAACTGAAATTTTTGCTGTCAATAAAGATGAGGCTATTGAACTGGTCTTGACAGCTAAAAAATATAAAAACGCCGGCAATAGATTAAACGATATAAAATTTTTATCGAAGGCGATAAAGGCGATGGGACCCAAAATTGTCATTGTTACTAACGGACGCAAAGGTGGTTACGTTTATGATGGTAAAAATTTTTATTACCAAAAGGCTCTCAGTCGGGAGAAAGATGTTGTTGATACTACTGGGGTCGGGGATTGTTTTAATTCTACTTTTGTTGCGGGCTGGGAAAGGTTTGGCGATATCAAAAAAGCGTTGGCAGCAGCCGGTAAAAATTCGGCTTCGTTAACCACTCAGGTGGGAGCGCAGAACGGATTGCTGCGAATTATAAAATAA
- a CDS encoding acetate--CoA ligase family protein, which yields MLKKFFAPRSIAVIGASRERGKLGYTILANILRYKYRGKVYPVNPEAKNILGLKCYQSVGDIAGQIDLAVVVVPAAVVPKVLEECGQKNILSVIIISAGFKEVGGAGAQLEQDIQEITKKYNINLLGPNCLGILDSVDNLNASFADGMIDRGRIAFFSQSGAICTAMLDWAKNNNIGFSRFISLGNKAGITENDLLEFLANDKNTDVILGYLEGIADGRKFLEICRKVAKSKPVIILKSGRSNEGQKAISSHTGSLAGSDQVISAAFSAAGVIRANDLRELFNYAKLFQSEPLIKGRNIAIVANAGGPSVMTTDAIAQSVLRMARFSPATINKLKKGLPAAAALHNPIDVIGDARADRYAVALEAVLQDKNVNGVIVLLTPQTVTEISQTAQVVVSLGKKYKKPLCASFIGGKKVASGVDILRQANVPVYEYPEEAVDSLAAMEKYRQWRAKPKKISEWRAIDFKTWSRIEKDLWSDKGQLEWGKTEEMLKAYKIPLVKSVVVVDSATAVKTAKKFGYPIAMKVVAKKLIHKSDAGAVLVNLKNEKEVGVGFQKLYKIAKKYKGQILVQPMLRDAKEIIIGVKRDAQFGPVIMFGLGGIYVEILKDVTFRVAPIGHDEALEMIGDIKAAKVLFGVRGQGSVDVEKIADILVKLSRLTVDFPQISEIDINPAMAMRKGCLVVDARIMI from the coding sequence ATGTTAAAAAAATTTTTTGCGCCTCGTTCAATAGCGGTAATAGGGGCGTCAAGGGAAAGAGGTAAGCTGGGTTATACCATACTTGCTAATATTTTGCGATATAAATATCGCGGTAAAGTTTATCCGGTTAATCCCGAAGCAAAAAATATTTTAGGGTTAAAATGTTATCAGTCGGTCGGCGATATCGCCGGGCAGATTGATTTAGCTGTTGTTGTTGTGCCGGCGGCAGTAGTGCCAAAAGTTTTGGAGGAATGCGGGCAAAAAAATATTTTAAGTGTGATCATCATTTCCGCTGGATTCAAGGAAGTCGGTGGTGCCGGGGCGCAGCTGGAACAAGATATCCAAGAAATAACCAAAAAATATAATATTAATCTTCTAGGACCAAACTGTCTTGGCATCCTTGATTCGGTTGATAATCTCAATGCTTCTTTTGCAGATGGTATGATTGATCGCGGCAGAATAGCTTTTTTTTCGCAGTCCGGAGCGATTTGTACCGCCATGCTTGATTGGGCAAAAAATAACAACATTGGTTTTAGTCGTTTTATCAGTTTGGGTAATAAAGCCGGAATTACCGAAAATGACTTATTGGAATTTTTAGCTAACGATAAAAATACCGATGTGATTTTGGGCTATCTGGAGGGAATCGCTGACGGTCGAAAGTTTTTGGAGATTTGTCGTAAGGTAGCTAAAAGTAAGCCAGTAATTATTTTAAAATCCGGCAGATCAAACGAGGGGCAAAAAGCGATTTCTTCGCATACCGGCAGTTTAGCCGGCAGTGATCAGGTGATTTCCGCTGCTTTTAGTGCGGCGGGAGTAATCAGAGCAAACGACCTACGCGAACTATTTAATTACGCGAAGCTTTTTCAGAGTGAGCCGTTGATAAAAGGTAGAAATATTGCCATTGTTGCCAACGCCGGCGGTCCGAGCGTGATGACCACTGATGCCATAGCGCAAAGTGTTTTACGGATGGCAAGGTTTTCTCCGGCTACGATCAATAAGCTAAAAAAGGGATTACCGGCAGCTGCAGCTTTGCATAATCCGATCGACGTAATTGGTGATGCGCGGGCAGACCGCTACGCCGTGGCGCTGGAAGCTGTTTTACAAGATAAAAATGTTAATGGAGTGATAGTATTGTTGACACCTCAGACAGTAACGGAAATATCGCAGACGGCACAGGTAGTTGTTTCTTTGGGTAAAAAATATAAAAAGCCGTTGTGTGCCAGTTTTATCGGCGGAAAAAAAGTGGCAAGCGGTGTGGATATTCTGAGGCAAGCAAATGTTCCGGTTTACGAATATCCCGAAGAGGCGGTTGATTCTTTGGCGGCGATGGAAAAATACCGACAGTGGCGAGCAAAGCCAAAAAAGATATCAGAATGGCGGGCGATTGATTTTAAAACCTGGAGTCGGATAGAAAAAGATTTGTGGTCAGATAAAGGTCAGTTAGAATGGGGTAAAACGGAAGAAATGTTGAAGGCTTACAAAATTCCTTTAGTAAAATCCGTGGTGGTTGTTGATTCGGCGACAGCGGTTAAAACTGCCAAAAAATTTGGCTATCCGATAGCAATGAAAGTGGTAGCGAAAAAATTAATTCATAAAAGCGATGCGGGAGCAGTATTGGTAAATCTAAAAAATGAAAAGGAGGTCGGCGTTGGTTTTCAAAAACTTTATAAGATTGCCAAAAAATATAAAGGTCAGATACTGGTACAACCAATGTTGCGCGACGCTAAAGAGATTATTATCGGGGTCAAGCGCGACGCGCAGTTTGGTCCAGTGATAATGTTTGGTCTTGGCGGTATTTATGTCGAGATTTTGAAAGACGTTACTTTTAGAGTGGCGCCGATTGGTCATGACGAGGCGTTGGAAATGATTGGTGATATTAAGGCGGCGAAAGTGCTTTTTGGCGTTCGCGGTCAGGGCAGTGTAGACGTTGAAAAGATCGCTGATATTTTGGTAAAATTATCGCGCCTAACGGTTGATTTTCCGCAAATAAGTGAAATTGATATTAATCCGGCGATGGCGATGCGAAAAGGGTGTCTGGTGGTTGACGCTAGGATAATGATTTAA
- the murJ gene encoding murein biosynthesis integral membrane protein MurJ, with protein sequence MIKRLLSGESKTITSAAIIIGAASLVSRLLGVLRDRVLAGEFGAGETLDIYYAAFRIPDLVYNLLILGALSAGFIPVFIRYFKKSEDEGWRLAAAVLNVVIIGVAIISAVLFVFTPWLVSLLAPGFSAAAQASTVTMTRIMFLSPLFLGISAVWGGILQSQKKFFVYSLAPIFYNVGIMIGALFFVTPFGIDALAWGVVLGAFLHMIVQLPSIFGCGFRYRPILSLRHAGVREIIVMMVPRVLGLAVSQVNLFVVNIIASMLAAGSIAVFNLANNLQSFPLGIFGVSFAIAAFPTLSAAVAGESKEEFVKSFSVTARQILFFIIPLSALFLVLRAQIVRAVLGAGSFDWEDTILTADALAFFSVSLFAQGLIPLLVRGFFAWSNTMIPLIAGLIGAMVNIALAWVLAADYGVAGLALAFSVSSIIQVIILWLALRHKTNGLDEVNIIFAVVKISLATLTMSFTTQYLKYVIEPYTGTETFIGIFSQGLLAGLGGILVFILVSLFLRSEEMLVFAASFKRRFLRKEAVEKVEEEIES encoded by the coding sequence ATGATTAAGCGCTTACTAAGCGGTGAGTCTAAAACTATTACTTCGGCGGCAATAATCATTGGCGCCGCTTCTTTGGTTTCGCGCCTGCTTGGTGTTTTGCGGGACAGAGTGCTGGCTGGAGAGTTCGGCGCGGGAGAAACTTTGGATATATATTATGCTGCCTTTCGTATTCCTGATTTGGTCTATAACCTTTTGATTCTGGGTGCGCTGTCAGCCGGGTTTATTCCGGTGTTTATTCGTTATTTTAAAAAATCTGAAGACGAAGGTTGGCGATTAGCCGCCGCGGTTTTAAATGTTGTGATTATCGGAGTGGCAATTATTTCCGCGGTTTTATTTGTTTTTACGCCTTGGTTGGTATCGCTGCTGGCTCCGGGTTTTTCCGCTGCGGCACAAGCATCTACCGTTACAATGACAAGAATAATGTTTTTATCGCCCTTATTTTTGGGTATTAGTGCGGTTTGGGGCGGAATACTGCAATCGCAAAAGAAATTTTTTGTTTATTCGCTGGCGCCGATTTTTTACAACGTCGGCATTATGATTGGCGCGCTGTTTTTTGTCACTCCGTTCGGGATCGACGCTCTTGCCTGGGGTGTAGTACTTGGCGCTTTTTTGCATATGATTGTGCAACTGCCGTCGATTTTCGGTTGCGGTTTTCGTTATCGTCCGATTCTGTCACTGCGTCATGCCGGTGTGCGGGAAATAATAGTGATGATGGTGCCGCGGGTGCTTGGTCTGGCTGTATCGCAGGTTAATCTTTTTGTCGTTAATATTATTGCTTCAATGCTAGCCGCTGGGTCAATCGCTGTTTTTAATCTGGCTAATAACCTACAGTCTTTTCCTCTAGGGATATTTGGGGTTTCTTTTGCCATTGCTGCTTTTCCGACATTGTCGGCGGCAGTAGCGGGGGAGAGTAAGGAGGAATTTGTCAAAAGTTTTTCGGTAACAGCGCGACAGATTTTGTTTTTTATCATCCCGCTTTCGGCTTTGTTTTTGGTTTTGCGCGCCCAGATTGTTCGTGCAGTACTCGGTGCCGGTTCTTTCGATTGGGAAGACACGATTTTGACTGCTGATGCTTTAGCGTTTTTTAGCGTCAGTCTTTTTGCTCAAGGCTTGATACCATTGCTAGTTAGAGGATTTTTTGCTTGGAGTAACACTATGATCCCGCTTATTGCTGGGCTAATTGGCGCCATGGTTAATATCGCTCTGGCTTGGGTGTTGGCGGCAGATTATGGCGTAGCGGGATTAGCTTTAGCTTTTTCGGTTTCGTCAATTATTCAGGTAATTATTCTTTGGCTGGCGTTACGGCATAAAACCAACGGTCTTGACGAAGTAAATATTATTTTTGCCGTGGTAAAAATTTCTCTTGCTACACTGACAATGAGTTTTACAACCCAGTATTTGAAATATGTTATCGAGCCTTATACCGGCACGGAAACCTTTATCGGTATTTTTTCTCAAGGCTTGCTTGCCGGACTGGGAGGAATACTTGTTTTTATTTTAGTCAGTTTATTTTTGCGTTCGGAGGAAATGTTGGTTTTTGCCGCGTCTTTCAAAAGACGTTTTTTACGCAAAGAGGCGGTAGAAAAGGTGGAAGAGGAGATAGAAAGCTAG
- the lepA gene encoding translation elongation factor 4, giving the protein MNNIRNFCIIAHIDHGKSTLADRLLEITGTVSMREMKDQILDQMDLEQERGITIKLQPVRMDYQGYILNLIDTPGHVDFSYEVSRSLAAVEGAILLVDATQGIQAQTLANLYMALEQNLVIIPAINKIDLPAADPERVTKEIVNLIGCKSEEVIKVSAKTGAGVTELLAAVIKDVPPPTIVEDKALQALIFDSKFDEYRGVVADIRLVSGEIKRGDKAHFLATGAISEVLEVGVLRPKLVTRDKLLAGEIGYVVTGLKEVAECRVGDTIGFGDSKPLPGYKEVKPMVFAGIFCKEGSEYQQLREGIEKLKLNDAALTFEPENSPALGYGFRCGFLGMLHLDIVHERLHREYDLDLVITVPSVAYKIFKTNGDESTIKSPQEMPDPSYLDHVEEPVMKVDVVTPKDYLGPIMEVTQGKRGIYINTEFLDEKIAVLHYEMPLASLIIDFYDKLKSVSQGYASLNYDYKGYQKAEVNKMDILVAGDKIEALSTIVYHDEAHSVGKKIVAELKNVLPRQMFEVKIQAAIGSTIVASDKISAMRKDVTAKLYGGDVTRKRKLLEKQKKGKKKMKAMGKVDIPSEAFMAVLKR; this is encoded by the coding sequence ATGAATAACATCCGAAATTTTTGTATTATCGCGCATATTGACCACGGTAAGTCAACTCTGGCTGACCGTCTTTTGGAAATCACTGGAACGGTCTCAATGCGGGAAATGAAAGATCAAATACTTGATCAGATGGATCTGGAGCAAGAGCGTGGTATCACTATCAAACTGCAGCCGGTCCGAATGGACTATCAGGGCTATATTTTAAATTTGATCGATACTCCTGGGCACGTGGACTTTAGCTACGAAGTGTCGCGCTCCCTGGCCGCTGTCGAGGGAGCGATATTACTTGTAGATGCTACGCAAGGAATCCAGGCGCAAACTCTAGCCAACCTCTATATGGCGCTCGAACAAAATCTGGTGATTATTCCGGCGATCAACAAAATTGATTTGCCGGCTGCCGATCCAGAGCGGGTAACAAAAGAGATTGTTAACTTGATTGGTTGTAAATCAGAGGAGGTAATCAAGGTTTCGGCTAAAACCGGCGCTGGCGTTACCGAACTTTTAGCCGCGGTGATAAAAGATGTGCCGCCACCGACTATTGTGGAAGATAAAGCGTTGCAAGCTTTGATTTTTGATTCCAAGTTTGACGAATATCGCGGCGTAGTGGCTGATATACGTCTCGTTTCCGGAGAGATTAAGCGCGGTGACAAGGCGCATTTCTTGGCTACTGGAGCGATTAGCGAAGTTTTGGAAGTTGGCGTACTGCGACCAAAGCTGGTGACTAGAGATAAACTGCTAGCCGGAGAAATCGGTTATGTGGTAACAGGATTAAAAGAAGTTGCCGAATGTCGCGTCGGTGACACGATTGGTTTTGGCGACAGCAAACCGCTTCCCGGATATAAAGAAGTAAAGCCGATGGTTTTTGCCGGAATATTTTGTAAAGAAGGTAGCGAATATCAGCAGCTGCGTGAAGGTATAGAAAAACTAAAGTTAAACGACGCGGCGCTGACTTTTGAGCCGGAAAACTCACCGGCGCTAGGGTACGGTTTTCGCTGCGGTTTTCTTGGCATGTTACATCTGGATATTGTTCATGAGCGTTTGCATCGCGAGTATGACCTTGATTTGGTTATTACTGTGCCGTCGGTAGCTTACAAAATTTTTAAAACTAATGGCGACGAGTCAACTATCAAAAGTCCGCAAGAAATGCCGGATCCGTCTTACCTCGATCACGTCGAAGAGCCGGTGATGAAAGTCGATGTGGTGACGCCAAAAGATTATCTAGGACCGATTATGGAAGTCACTCAAGGTAAGCGCGGTATTTATATTAATACAGAGTTTTTGGATGAAAAGATAGCCGTGCTGCATTACGAAATGCCCCTAGCTTCACTAATTATTGATTTTTACGATAAGCTCAAAAGCGTGTCACAAGGTTACGCTTCGTTAAACTACGACTATAAGGGTTACCAAAAAGCTGAAGTAAACAAAATGGATATACTGGTTGCCGGTGACAAGATTGAGGCACTTTCAACCATAGTTTATCACGATGAAGCACACTCAGTTGGTAAAAAAATAGTAGCTGAGCTAAAAAACGTTTTACCGCGACAAATGTTTGAGGTGAAAATTCAGGCGGCGATTGGTAGCACGATAGTTGCTTCAGACAAGATTTCCGCTATGCGTAAAGACGTTACGGCCAAGCTCTATGGCGGTGATGTGACGCGTAAACGTAAGCTACTAGAAAAACAGAAAAAGGGTAAAAAGAAAATGAAAGCTATGGGTAAAGTAGATATTCCGTCCGAGGCTTTTATGGCGGTTTTGAAGAGATAG